CCTGATTTTCGTCGTCTCCCACCAACATGTAGTTGGCATCCACAGCCAGCGCCGTGCTGCCATCCGAGGCCCCCGAGTGGAATCTGCCGCCGGCACGCCCCATGGCGGAGGCGGCATAGGGGAAGGTTATTTGTTTTGTCAGGGCGTTGTCGCTCACGGAAATGCTGATGGTGGTATAGCCCACGCCAATCGGCTCAATTGCCAGTGACCAGAGGCCACCGCCGAGCGGTGTAAGCGTCAGGTTGGTGGTGGGCACGACACGCTGGCTGCTGCTGGCTGCCACCACCAAATCATCCGGTGGCGTTTCCGCATCCGCGACTGTAAAGTACACCTTGGGATTGGTGGGATCCCCAATCGTGCCGCAGATGGGACCGACCGGAGTAATGACTGGCACCGTATTATTGGGTTCCCCCGGTGTCAGAGGCGCGGCAGGGGGAAAGTTGGTGCTTACCAGGCTTTCATCAAACACCAGCGAATTACCATTTGTTCCCAGTAATTCCCCATAAAACCAGGCAGCCGCAGAGAGAGGTGTCTGGTTGGTGGGAAAACGCACTGCTGCATCCGGTGGATAATTCGTAGTCAACACCACGCCGCCATAAATAATGTCGTTTGCACCGCCGTCACCCCAGCCCACAGCGTCAAGAATTGTCGCACTGCCGGGCAATCCCTCAAGCACGCCGTTATCGCCATGATCCAGATCCACGCCTTCATCCGGTTTGGTATTGGCCGTCAATAAGAGAAACGAGACCGTGCCATTATGGAGGCAACCGCCAGCTTTATTGAAATGGCTATCGAGCACCACCGTGGTCCCACTGGCAACTTGATACGGACGATTGGTTGCCATGATCAGCAACAGCCCGTTGGTGCCGAGTCGGCAGGAAGTCAAATCCAAGACCAGTGAGGAATAGCCCGGATCATTCTCTTGATCGCCCAGAATTACCGCCAGATAAACATTCGTCAGCGCGGCATTGGGAACTCCACGCAGTTCAAGGTACTCGAACGGTTCATCCGAACCAGGCGGGTTGACCTTCAACTCGTTTAACAACACCAGATCGTTATCCGTGACGTTGACCTTGACTGGCGGGATCAACGTATTGGTCGGGTAATTATACGGATCGCCGGTGCCCACCACACTATTGGTGATGTAACTTTTATGCGTGGCAGTCTCGACATCCGTGTCATCCACCGCGCGAATGGTCACGGTGATAATGCTTGTATTGGTCAACCCGATCTCGAGACGATTGGAATAAGTCACGCCGCCGTTGATGCTCACTTGCGTCTGGGCATCACACTGGATAGCGAGCGTCACCATGCCGGTGGGCATGGTATTCAGCGCCAGGCTAAAAAAGTCCGTCGCGCCGCCCTCGGTTACCGCGCGACTACCCGTTGCCGGGGTGAGAATCACTCCGGGAAAGGCGGACGCGCCGAAATTCGGGCCACCGATATGGTTCAATGCCCGGCCCGCATAACTTGCCGGCAGCGTATCCGCAGTACCGCCCAACAGCCAATTGGGCGGGGTTCCGTTGGTGCCAAAATTATCTGAGGCCAACCAATCACTGGCGGACGAACCGGTGGTATTGCTGGTTCGTCCAAGATACGAAGGCGTGAAGTTGACCGGCACGACCACCCCGCTACCCAAGGCGGCAGCGTTGCGCCGAAAGGTGATGGCACCATACGCAATATCTCCCGCCCCGTCATTATCCAGCACCCCTACGGAATCCCACACCAGCCAACTGGTTACCTCAGGCGCATCCAGCGTGCCGTCATCATTTGTATCCAAATCGGTGCCGATGGATGGTTTATTGGTGGTTTGAATCAGGAAAAACGTGAGTGAATTCTTTTCCAAATCCGTCTGACCACCTTCACCGGTGTGCCCAATAGAACTGGTATTGCCGCTGCCGAAGCCGGTGCCGGTATCCGAATTCACCAACGCCGTCGCCCCGTTCACAACCGAATACGTGTTGGACTTTTGCAGCAGCACGAGGAACCCGTTGCCGCCGATCATTCGCCCCGACAGATCAAACACATTTTGAATCGTCCCCGGATTACCGCCAGAATCCCCTTCCACGGAAATCAAATATGAGCCATCCGGAAACATCCAATTCGGGGTGCCGCGCAACTCCACGTACTGGTTCGGTGCATCCAAGCCCGGCGGGTTTAGCATGACTTCGTTAATGCCCGGTAATGCCAACGCCGAACCGGCCGTGAGGAACCAACCACACAGCCAACCGAGGATCGGGCTGACGACCCTATACATCCTGCGTTGCATCTAGGCTTAAGTTTCCTCACTTTAGCCTGACTGTCTACAAGGAAACGGCTTTAAAAGGACTTCAGAGCAGGTGGCAAAAGTAGCTACTGACCGCCTTCATTTTTTCCCATCTGCAAGGCGGCAAAGCTCGCGGTAGGTTTCCGCCGGATTTCGTCGCCTCAAACCCGCCTCGTCGTCCGCCCGGATGGCCGCTTCCATGCGCGCCGACCGATCCGCGTACTCGTTTCTGCCGCGGGCCACGGACCGCCGCCATTCCTGCAAGCAGACAAACAGGATTTCCCGAGGTTGAATGTTGCGGCGCAGCAAATTCAAAAAACCCGCCGTTGCATCCCGCCCCATCACGGTTCCTTGTGCGGTTTCATCTATGGGGGGCACCAGGCTGGTGGCGTTTGTCCAGACGAATAACAGCGCAAACACAATCAACGCCGCCAGCACCCCGTGCAAATGATATTGGCGGATCAGCGTACCGATGCCCGGTTCCTCCGATACGCCCAAGTGGGTTTCATCAAAGACAATATGCGCCGGTGTGCCGACCAGCCACACGAGCAACGCGGCATTCTGTTCCTTGCGCAGGGATTCATTGCTGAACAGGTAGGCATCGCTGACCAGTACCACGCTGCCCTTGCCCAACGGACGCTCCATGATCACCGCCTTGCCATCCCGCGCATAAAGGACGTTCCAGTTGGTGCCGGGTTGATCGAAATAGAGGGAGCTATGCCAAGGCAGTGCGGCGGGCAAGGCAAGGTCCGCCTTTCGAATCGCGTTGCCCGGTTGCATCACCTCGTTCGTGGCTGCCAATTGTTGATGCGCAAAGGTGAATTGCCATCCCTGTTCCAGCCCGTGTTGATTGGTCGCCATCAGCCAGCCGCGTTTTCCGCGAGTGATGGTTGGCTTGGCGACTTGGTTGGTCGTGGTGGCTTCGTTGACCGCCGAGCAGGCGATGACCAACCGGCCTCCCTGAGCGGTGATGGTTTCCAGTTCCGTACGCAAATCCCGCCCCTCCTGTTGCAAGGTTTGATAATCGGCGCCAAGATAGAACCACGCGCTGGCGCCATCCTGCCGGGCGCGGTGAATGGGGCGGTAGTTGCGCTGCACGCCAAGACCCGGCAGGCGGCTTAAACTTTCGTAAAACGCCTTGGCTCCCAAGGGATCGGTGCGCAAGGAACTGTATTCCGGGTAAATGTCCCCCCGGCCAAATCGCAATTGAAACAAATCCGCCAGGCCCAGCGCAAACAGCAGCGCCACCCCCACGAGCAGAATCAGCTTAGCCGGTTGGTGATTCATGCGGCGCGAATCCTTTCCGTGCGCTGTGCGAATTCCGACAGCATGTCGCGCGTGACTTCATGCAGGCCGTACCAGGCCCGGTCAAAGACCAGCACCTGCGTTTCAAACAACGCTGTTACCTCGGGGAGTACGTGGGTACGGCGGCTCAGTTCACGGGCGTACTCGTGGTTGGACTTATATTTGGTCAGCGTAATCAGTTGTTTCTCCCCCAAGGCCGCCAGGCTGGCCAGGTAGTGGGCGCGCAGGGCCAACCGTAATTCGCCTTGGGCGAGCAGCGTTTGCGCCAGCCGCAGCCATTCATCCCCCGGCAGATCACTGGCCACCACGTTGTCATCCCGCAAATCCGGCACGGCCTGCTTTGCTACCACGGTGGTCGCTTTGGTTCGATGGTGCTGCCGCCGCTTCCAAGCACGCCAGGCAAACACACTAATCACCACGAGCAACGCGATGCAGAGCACAACGACCAGCACCCGCAGCGGCGAAAGCCAGTCCGTCTGCACTTTGGCCCCATCCGGAGTGGGTGGACGCAGGCGTTTACCCAGCAGCTTATCCACCAGCCGGTCAATCTCATCCATGACCGAGCCAATGGCTTTGAAAGTGCTTTTCAGCCCGCCAACCACCCAATCCACCATCTGGCTGAAATAGCTTTGCTCATCGGCTTTGGCGGTCTCGGGTTTCGGCACATCCTCGCGTGGCACCCGCCAGGTATATTCCCGTTGGCGGATGACCTCCTGAATGGATTTGGCCATTTCCTCGGCACCGATGACGGCGGGGGCAGGGGAAGACGCCGGCAGTGGCGTTGCAGCGGCGGGATACAACAGGACAGACAGGAGTGGAAGAATGGAAAATAATCGCTTCATACCCTCTGTCCGCGCCCATGATTATGCGCGCTGTTTGCGTTTCCAGGGTGCAGCCGATGCAATTCCGCCAGCAGGTCCGCGCCGTTGGTGACCGCCTCGGCATGAAAACAGCGCAGCAGGTAAACCGCCTTGATCAGCGGATCAAGCGTCAGCCAGGTCAATAGCGCGATAACGGCAAAAAAGGTGGTGTTCAAATACGCTGCGCTGCTGAGCGTGAACGCGCTTTCCATGCCCAGCAACGATTTGGCCAGCATGGGAATGGCCACAAACGCGCTGACCCAGTTGAGCAACACGAATACGGTCGCCAGGGAAAGGGTTCCCAGGACGGCATGGTTCTGTGCCGCCCAAGGGCGCGTCAACGCCGCAGTTCTGCTTATCAGCGGCTTTAGTTCGCCGCTCGTGCCATCCGCCGTATAACTGGCATTCTGATAAAAACTAAACACCCACGCAAAGGGCAGCGTGAGCACTGCGGCAATCGGGAGGATAAAGAGCCCGGTGGCGTGAATGACTGTTTGCGTGGACACCAACCGTCCCACGCGTTTCGGGTCCCAAACAACATCCACTTGGCCGGAAAGGCGGGCGCGCAACTGGCAGACAAAAGCGCATTGCCAGCACTTCAGCCAGATGAAGCCAGCCGTCATGCCCAACGCGGCATACGTCTCATGTTGCCACGCAAAACCGCTGTGGCTCATGTCCGACCAGAAATACAATACGCCCAAGGCGAACGGTAACGCGCCCATCAAGTAGCACAGCCAGTGCGCCGCCGTGGCGTTGCGCAGAAGATGCACCGCCTCTTCCATAAGCTCCACCGCGCCGCGCGCGTTGCCATGTTTGTTTTGCCTGCTCACTCGTATTGGTTGCCCGCCTCGAATCGGGGCGGATCACCGCCAACCAAGGTAATCGGGGGAACCGGTGTTCGACAACTCGAAACATTTCCCTGCGAAGCCGCGTAGCCGTTGAGGTAAGGAGACGGACCCAGAAATTTCGGAATTCGGAATTGTCCGTTTCCTTACCTCAACGGCTACAAACGTTGGTGAGTCCGGCGGCTTATCGTGCTTTAACCACAAATCCGGCGCTGTCGCAGACGTGAATGAAGTAACTGCTGTCATCCCGCAGGTTGCAAGCGATGCATTTGCCGCCCAGCCAACGATGCCGTTCCTCGCCGCAACGCTGGCAGGCGCAGCCCTCCCAGTCATGCTCAAAGCCAACCGGCAGCCCGCATTTCTGGCAGCGCAACTTGCAGCCATCGCCCTGCCTTACGACCTCGTGCTGCGTGTCCCGAACTTTGCCGCACCGAGTACAGGTGCAGCCGGCCCATTGATGACCCGTTAGACAGACCAGTTTCATTCAGGGTACCTTATCATTAACATAAGCACTACCGCTAGTGAATGAATAGCCTGGCCAATGAAAAATGCAACTGTAATAACACGAAATAATTCGTGCTTTATGCGGTCAGCCGGGGATGCCAGGGCGCGGGTGGTGCAGACGCACCGCCGGTCAGCCGAGTTGGTAGTCCGCCGCGATGAACTTGCTGGTGTCCACTTCGGCCATCATCTCGTCAATGAACTCCATTTCGCCCGACGGCATCGCCTCGATGGTGTGCCGGAGCCGGGCCAGATAAGGCACCTCGCGCGGGTGGAGGGTGAGGGCTCCGTCCTGATGCGCTTCCCGGATTAGCCGCAGGGCCGTCAGGGCGGCGGCTTTGGCCGCCGTGTAAGGGGTGGGCGCACTGACGATGGCCTGCGCGATGGCGATAGCGCTTTCCGGTGAGAGAATCCAGGCTTGCGGGTCGCGGCCAGCATCCGAGGCCACCATCCACTTGCGGTAGAGCAGGGCCGCGTCGCGCCCATCCGCCAGGGCCAGGTTCATCAGGCGGCAATCATAAATCAGTTGTTCGACATAGCAGGTGGGCGCCATGCCGCCCAGCAGCTTGATGTTCTGCACCGACTCATTGCTCCAGGTGTCGCAGGTCGCGGCGGCGATGTTGCCCAGCGGGCTCAGGTGCGCGCACGCGGCGGTCTTGCCTTCCATGGCCATGGGGTAACCGGTGATGGCCTTCAGGATAGGGTTCTCATAACCGCAATCCTTGCCCGGGCCGACCGCGCCGCATTCGTAGGCCACGAGAGTACGCACCGCGGAAACCGCCCGGACCACGGCGGCAAACACGCGGGGAATCATTTTCTGTTCCGCCAGCACCATCGCGGTGTTGCCGAAGCCGCACGCGGTGTCGCCCGCGCAGTGGACGCCATGTTTTTGGGCAATTCCGTTCAATTCGCCCCAAAGAAAACGCATGTCGCGCACGCCCAGCACCGCCAGGGCGAAAATGACACCGCGAATGTCTCCCATCATCAGCGCTTCATCATGCACCTCCTTGCCGCCCACTGATTCAATGCTGAGCAGTTCCGCACCGGCGGAGGCGCAGCCTTCAAAGGTGTTGATCATGGCCTCGTATAGCGGGCCGCTGCGCATGCGCGGCGGGCGCACCATTTCGCGGGTGTCATTCGGCGTGATGCGTAGCACGCTTTTGAGCCCGTGTTTGGCGTGGGTTTCCTCCATGGCATCCAGCAGGATGCGTGTCAATTCGATGCCCCACGCGGGATTTTCCGTCATGGGTGGCAGGGTCTCGAATTCAACGACCAAGCCGTGGGCTTCCAGTTCCACCGCGCGTTGCAGGGCGCCGGTGATGATCTGCTGATAGTTCTGTCGCACCTCCGGCATCGTGCCGGCCTCCACCAGCATCGGCGGCAGGGTGAAATTCAGTTCCGGATACACTGTCCCGCCGCCGATGTTCATGCCGCGCCGGGTGACGAGTGGTATGGGGGCGGTGCCAAACAGGAGTTCGGACGGCTGACTGATGGTTAGTGAATTGAATTTCGGCATAAAGTCTGGGGTGTTGAATGGATAAGTCGTGCGGGTGGGTGTTTTCTAGTTCACCAAGTCAAATGGCTAAAACGCGGTGGGTGAGCGTCACCGCGCCAGCGGCGCTTTCGGTGTATCCATCCGCGCCAATTTCATCCGCGAATTTCTGGGTGATAGGCGCGCCGCCAACGATCACTTTCACTTGGGACCGCAGCCCCGCCTGTTGCAGCGCGTCAATCGTGGTTTTCATGGACGGCATGGTGGTGGTGAGCAGGGCCGACATGGCTACGACCTGCGCATTCTTCTCCCGCACGGCGGCCACGAAGCGCGCCGGGTCCACATTTACACCGAGGTCCACGACTTCAAACCCACCGCCTTCCAGCATGGCTGCGACGAGATTCTTGCCAATGTCATGCAGGTCGCCTTTGACGGTGCCGATGGCCACGCGGCCTACCGGTTGGGCGCCACTGGCGATCAGCAGCGGCTTGATTAATTCCAACGCCGCCTTCATGGCGCGCGCCGATAGCAGCAGCTCGGGCACGAAATATTCATTGCACTCGAAGCGCCGTCCCACGTCGGCCATCGCGGGCATCATATATTCCTGGACGAGTTTCAGCGGTGGGACGCCAGCGGCAATCGCCGTGTTGGTGATGGTTTTGGCGGTGGCCGCGTCCCCGGTGAGGACGGCATCGTAAAGTTTTTTCAGGTCATCCATAAAAAGAGTTTGTTTTTACAGTGAGGCCAGCCTGCCATAGCGCCCCGGCCTTGGGAATGGATGAATCGCGGATAGGCATGTATAAATCTTAGGTCGGCAAATGGATGAAAAGGGGACTTGTGTCCGGCGGTGTCCATGTTTGGCCGTGTGAGTAGCAAATCTCAGATTTCATATTTCAGGATGGGACTTATGGGATGAATGAGAGCGATGCACCGAGTAAAAAAGCCAAGCATTGCAAATTGTAAAATGCAAATTTGGGGAACACAAAAATCGCCACAGAGAATTCGACCGGGAAATAATTCAGCGCCGACTGACGTGCGGCGGCTACGCGGCTTGGGAATTGTGATGTTTCTGGTGCGCCAAGCAAGTCTGGTGCATCTTGCTGAGTGAAACGAATCAGCCATGGTATCCCAAAGGCACGGCAAGCTGCGACCGCTGGGGATACCCACGGTACGGGACCGGATGGGCGGGTAGCGTTGCCATCGAACGCCCAAATTTGCCGACGGCGGGAAACCGTAAGCGGCCACCGATACGATGAAGACCGGAAGAAAAAGTCAGAGTCTCATTCGACTGCTACCCATAGATTGTCAACGGTTCAGCCACCGAAATCAAATGCGGCTTGCGTTTGTTCCGGGGGGTTGACCGGGGCGTGTTCTTCCAGCCAGGCGGGCAAATCTTCCGCAGCGTTGAGTTGCTGGGATTCCAGCGCGATCGCCCCGTGTTTCAGCAAGGCCTGATTGCCCTTGGGCGCATCCGGCGCTTGCCGCACAAAGACCGGACACCAACGCGCCTTCAAGGCTTCCGTCGCCCCGGCCCAGGTGCCGCCCTTTTCCAGATCGCTGCTGACCACGATGGCGTATTCGGAGAGACCATAGATCACTTTGTTCCGGCCCATCGCCGTCCCCACGGTGAACCCGGCATCCGGCCCGAACGGGGTGAGCAGGACCAACTGGCCATCGAGCAGGAACTGGCGCACTTCCGGTTGCCGCACAGTGCGTTCGAGGCTGTCCGCCAGAACCCCGATCGCCTTGCCATCCGCGCTCAACCCGCCATCCATGCCGATGCGATCCGAGCCCTTGGCTCCACCGGAGATGACCGCCATCCGCGCATGGGCGATTTTGCGGCCCGCCTCTGCGGCAAATTCCACCGCCGCCGCGTCAATATTGCGGGAGCCCACCACGGCGATGCCCTGGCGCTTCAGCAGGCACAAATCCCCGGCCCCGAACAGCACCGTTGGTGCTTGATGTTTTAGCGTCTGCTTTAATTTGGCGGGATACTGTTCATCCATCCGGGTCAGCGCCCAGAGCCCTCGGGAAAAGAGGTTTTCAAGTTCCATGGCCACCTGGCCGCTGCGATCCAACAGCCGGACGATGCGCTCCGCATCGCCGGTGGTAACCTGCAGCGCATCCGCCAATTCAGCGGCCCCCTGCCCCAGCAACGCGGCGGGCCGCTGATACGGTGAGGCGTGAATTTTGCGCGCCAACTGGTTCCATTCGGAGATGGTATAGGGCTCAATGTCCGGCGCGACCGCCTTGCCCAAGGTCGAGCAAAGCAACAACATCGCCTGGCCATCTTCACTTAACATATCATGCGCACTCATTCATTTCCTTTCGGGGTCGCTTTTGCGAGGGCAAACGGGTGTACTGGCCCGCTGCCGTGCAGGCGCAACCATACCGCCAGATACGTCAGCGTCCAACCTGAACCGCTATATCCTCCCGTGCTGAAACGATTCTCTTTTTCCCATTGACCCCAGGCACACTTGAGGGGATTGTCAGCACCATGACGAAAAACTGGAAACCGAAAACAACGAACGAAAAGTCCGTTCAATAATACTGTTAGGCGAAGTAACCATAGGAGAAACTCATAAATGGAAGCATCAACAACAATCTGCGGCCTGCTTCGGGCAGGAAAAATCTTTGTTCCGTCGTATCAACGCGCTTATTCATGGGATACCGAAAAAGATAGCGGCAAATCGCCGAAACAAGTGAATGTGTTCCTGTCAGACTTGGAAGACTACCGGAAAAGTGCTGCTAATCCGCCTTACTATTTCGGACATTTTCTTTTTGAAGAGCATGCGGGGATTTACGGGGTTATTGACGGACAGCAACGCCTGACCACAATCATCATTTTTCTTTCCGCCCTTTTCCGCAGGCTTACGACATTGCGGGAGGGGAAACTGACCGAAAAGGAGAGGGAACTGTTCGAGGATATGGTCAAACGCAACTCTACCTATCGGTTTGAGACGGTTGATTATGATTCGCAACCTTTCAAAGATTATGTGATTGACCAATCCAAGCACGACCACAATGGGCTTGAAACAGAATCGGCTCGCCGCATCGTGAACGCATTCGATTTTTTTGTCGCGCATCTGGCTGATAAAGACGAAGACTATCTGACGCGCATGCTTAATATCGTTTGCTGCGCATCCTGTACCACGCATCCAGTAAAAAATGAATCGGAAGCAATCCAGATGTTCATCTTCCAGAACAACAGGGGTAAACGTCCTTCCAATCTGGAAATCATCAAAGCGCAGTTCATGTTCAATGTTCACCTTTATGCCGGTGAAGCGAAAGCCGGTTTGCTTGAGGAAATTAAAAACCGTTTTGAGAAAATTTACAAATCCATCTCCGCGATTGAATACCGAATAGACGAGGACGAAGTCTTGGTTTACACATTGCGTGTCCATTTCAACTCGCTCGGGGAGAGCAATGCGTTGGATAAAATCAACTCTTTGCTCTCCAAAGAGTCAATCCCGTTCGTCAAAACATTCACACAATCGCTGGCAGACAGTTTTGAATAT
The sequence above is drawn from the Verrucomicrobiota bacterium genome and encodes:
- a CDS encoding DUF4350 domain-containing protein; protein product: MNHQPAKLILLVGVALLFALGLADLFQLRFGRGDIYPEYSSLRTDPLGAKAFYESLSRLPGLGVQRNYRPIHRARQDGASAWFYLGADYQTLQQEGRDLRTELETITAQGGRLVIACSAVNEATTTNQVAKPTITRGKRGWLMATNQHGLEQGWQFTFAHQQLAATNEVMQPGNAIRKADLALPAALPWHSSLYFDQPGTNWNVLYARDGKAVIMERPLGKGSVVLVSDAYLFSNESLRKEQNAALLVWLVGTPAHIVFDETHLGVSEEPGIGTLIRQYHLHGVLAALIVFALLFVWTNATSLVPPIDETAQGTVMGRDATAGFLNLLRRNIQPREILFVCLQEWRRSVARGRNEYADRSARMEAAIRADDEAGLRRRNPAETYRELCRLADGKK
- a CDS encoding DUF4129 domain-containing protein gives rise to the protein MKRLFSILPLLSVLLYPAAATPLPASSPAPAVIGAEEMAKSIQEVIRQREYTWRVPREDVPKPETAKADEQSYFSQMVDWVVGGLKSTFKAIGSVMDEIDRLVDKLLGKRLRPPTPDGAKVQTDWLSPLRVLVVVLCIALLVVISVFAWRAWKRRQHHRTKATTVVAKQAVPDLRDDNVVASDLPGDEWLRLAQTLLAQGELRLALRAHYLASLAALGEKQLITLTKYKSNHEYARELSRRTHVLPEVTALFETQVLVFDRAWYGLHEVTRDMLSEFAQRTERIRAA
- a CDS encoding methyltransferase MtaB domain-containing protein; translated protein: MPKFNSLTISQPSELLFGTAPIPLVTRRGMNIGGGTVYPELNFTLPPMLVEAGTMPEVRQNYQQIITGALQRAVELEAHGLVVEFETLPPMTENPAWGIELTRILLDAMEETHAKHGLKSVLRITPNDTREMVRPPRMRSGPLYEAMINTFEGCASAGAELLSIESVGGKEVHDEALMMGDIRGVIFALAVLGVRDMRFLWGELNGIAQKHGVHCAGDTACGFGNTAMVLAEQKMIPRVFAAVVRAVSAVRTLVAYECGAVGPGKDCGYENPILKAITGYPMAMEGKTAACAHLSPLGNIAAATCDTWSNESVQNIKLLGGMAPTCYVEQLIYDCRLMNLALADGRDAALLYRKWMVASDAGRDPQAWILSPESAIAIAQAIVSAPTPYTAAKAAALTALRLIREAHQDGALTLHPREVPYLARLRHTIEAMPSGEMEFIDEMMAEVDTSKFIAADYQLG
- a CDS encoding corrinoid protein, which codes for MDDLKKLYDAVLTGDAATAKTITNTAIAAGVPPLKLVQEYMMPAMADVGRRFECNEYFVPELLLSARAMKAALELIKPLLIASGAQPVGRVAIGTVKGDLHDIGKNLVAAMLEGGGFEVVDLGVNVDPARFVAAVREKNAQVVAMSALLTTTMPSMKTTIDALQQAGLRSQVKVIVGGAPITQKFADEIGADGYTESAAGAVTLTHRVLAI
- a CDS encoding DNA-processing protein DprA, with the translated sequence MSAHDMLSEDGQAMLLLCSTLGKAVAPDIEPYTISEWNQLARKIHASPYQRPAALLGQGAAELADALQVTTGDAERIVRLLDRSGQVAMELENLFSRGLWALTRMDEQYPAKLKQTLKHQAPTVLFGAGDLCLLKRQGIAVVGSRNIDAAAVEFAAEAGRKIAHARMAVISGGAKGSDRIGMDGGLSADGKAIGVLADSLERTVRQPEVRQFLLDGQLVLLTPFGPDAGFTVGTAMGRNKVIYGLSEYAIVVSSDLEKGGTWAGATEALKARWCPVFVRQAPDAPKGNQALLKHGAIALESQQLNAAEDLPAWLEEHAPVNPPEQTQAAFDFGG
- a CDS encoding DUF262 domain-containing HNH endonuclease family protein, whose product is MEASTTICGLLRAGKIFVPSYQRAYSWDTEKDSGKSPKQVNVFLSDLEDYRKSAANPPYYFGHFLFEEHAGIYGVIDGQQRLTTIIIFLSALFRRLTTLREGKLTEKERELFEDMVKRNSTYRFETVDYDSQPFKDYVIDQSKHDHNGLETESARRIVNAFDFFVAHLADKDEDYLTRMLNIVCCASCTTHPVKNESEAIQMFIFQNNRGKRPSNLEIIKAQFMFNVHLYAGEAKAGLLEEIKNRFEKIYKSISAIEYRIDEDEVLVYTLRVHFNSLGESNALDKINSLLSKESIPFVKTFTQSLADSFEYLTVFFGRHERENQSVHSLVSLGGIGVALPFVIKAYKFNLPIEQIGVLCSKLESILLRQRLVGTRADMPSRLNGVYQKFTAENTSLDPIIKHIDWMRTVESSSLWWAYWNNDALSRAIQGWIPHPTAKFLLWKYENHLKGQGKGGYLPTRFDSITAPELEHIAPQTPPDGKPVEAGYPEYDEDFKAQLLNCLGNYLLLSKSHNCSVGNSPFAEKRNSYSHLEQHREIHQLTDPNNPLWTKELIQKRKEKIVRFILDNL